The DNA region ACGCCGCGCCGGGCAATACCCGCACGAATACTCGGGCGGCATGCGGCAACGCGCGCTCATCGCCATCGGGCTCTCGGCCCGGCCGCGACTGCTCATCGCCGACGAACCCACCTCCGCGCTCGACGTCACCGTGCAACGCCAGATCCTCGACCACATCGACGAACTGACCCGCGAACTCGGCACCGCCCTGCTGCTCATCACCCACGACCTCGGCCTCGCCGCCGAACGCGCCGAACACCTCGTGGTCATGTACCGCGGCCGCGTCGTCGAATCCGGTCCGGCCGCCGAGATTCTGCGCGACCCCCGCCACGAGTACACCCGGCGGCTGGTGGCCGCCGCACCCTCGCTCGCCGCCCGGCGCAGCGCCACCACCACCGAACGCGCCGCCTACCGGGACCTCGCCATCGACGTGGCCGCCGCCGAGGCCGCCGGCGAACCCGACGACATCGTGGTCGCCGACGGACTCACCAAGCGGTATCGCGTCCGTGGCTCGGTGCCGTGGAAGCACACCGAATTCACCGCCGCCGAGGACGTCTCGTTCCGGCTGCGCCGCGGGACCACCACCGCGCTGGTGGGCGAATCGGGGTCGGGTAAGACCACCGTCGCCTCGATGGTGCTCGGATTGGACACGCCCACAGCGGGTTCGGTCGCTTTCGACGGCAAGGATGTCGCCGAGCTGGCGCGCCGGACACCGCTCGCCTTCCGTCGCCGCATCCAGCCGATATTCCAAAACCCCTACGGGTCACTGGATCCCACCTACTCCATTCACCGCGCCATCGCCGAACCGCTGCGCACCCACCGCATCGGCAACCGGGAATCTCGCGATGCCCGGGTCCGGGAGCTTCTCGACCTGGTGGCGCTGCCGTCCGCGGTCGCCGCGCGCTATCCGCGCGAATTGTCCGGCGGCCAGCGGCAACGCGTCGCCATCGCCCGCGCGCTGGCCCTGGAACCCGAACTGATCGTGTGCGACGAAGCGGTCTCCGCCCTCGACGTGCTGGTGCAGGACCAGATCCTGAACCTGCTCAACACCCTGCAAGCCGAGTTCGGGCTGTCCTACCTGTTCATCACCCACGACCTCGCGGTGGTGCGCCAGATCGCGGACTCGGTCCTGGTCATGCAGGACGGCAAGGTGGCCGAATCGGCCTCGACCGCGGACCTGTTCGACCATCCGCAGTCGCCCTATACGCAGCGTCTGCTCGATGCGATCCCCGGTCGCGACCTGCTCGTGGGCTGACGCGGATTCCCGGGCCACGCCGCACGACCCGCCGCGGGCGGATCAGAACATTGCCGTTGGGGTCATCGCCCCGGAGCCGACGGCAGGTGGTGGCCGGGGCGCGGGGTACCAGCCAGTAGCCTCGTATCTCGTGACCGACCCGCTGCAGCCCCTCGTCGACCTGCCCGGCGTGCTCGAAGCCGCCGACAAGGCTCGTGACGCGCTCGCCGAGGTGCACCGCCACCGGGCGAACCGCCGCGGCTGGCCGACCACCGCCGCCGAAGCGGCCGTCCGCGCGGCCCGATCCTCGGCCGTCATCGAAGGCGGAACCATCGACCTGCCCGCCGACGGCAACGTCGAGGACCCCATCCTCGCGGGTTCACTGCGCGTCGGCCAGGCCTTGGACGCCGAGGCCCTCACCAACTTGGTCGGAGTCTGGCAACGTGCGCCCCTGCAGGCGCTCGCTCGCCTGCACCTGCTCGCCGCCGCCGACCTGGTCGAGGACCAGCAGCAGCTGGGCCGCCCCCGCGCTGTGCCCGGTGTCGCCGAACGGCTGGACCTGCTGGCCCAGACCGTCACCACGAGCAAGGCGCCGGCACCGGTCCTCGCAGCCGTCGTGCACGGTGAACTGCTCTCCCTGCGCCCCTTCGGCACCGCCGACGGCATCGTCGCCCGCGCCGCCTCCCGGCTCGTCGCGGTATCCAGTGGCCTTGACCCGCACAGCCTCGGAGTCCCCGAAGTCTTCCTGCTCCGCCGCCGCCAGGCCTACCTCGACGCCGCGGCCGCTTTCGGCATGGGCACGGCGGAAGGGGTGGGCGGCTGGGTGATCTTCATCTGCGGCGCACTCGAGGACGGCGCGCGCGAAGCCCGCTCGATCGCGGATTCCGCTTCGGGGTAAATGCCCCTATCGGTGAAAGGTGTTGCGTGCCAAGGGATTTCAATGACCCTGCACGCATAAGGGCGGGCGGCGTAGTCGCTGTTCTGCGACCTCACCGCCCGCTAGCACGGACCACCCGGTTACCAAGCGTGCTTTTCGGGTTGTGTCTCTTCGGCCTCGGCGAGCTCTCCGGGATCCGGTGGTTCATCCCCGCATGGATGCGAGGCCCTCGCCGTCGAAATCCCGGATAACGCAGGCCCACAACTACTCTTGCCCTTGTCGCGGCGTGCTCCGCGTGGGTGCCTGGCGTCCGTGCTGGGAAGGGTGGGATGGGAGGTCGAATCTTCTCTTCCGATCCGATCTTGGCCTTCCGTCCTTCCGTGCCTCCATTGTTACCCCGTGACTGCCGTCACAGCAAGACCTGGGGAAACATTCCAATACTCGGCCTTTCGGGGTGGTTTCGGGCTCGGCGATTCGGACAGATGACCGGTCAGCGCCGGCGGCGCAGCAGCCGGTAACTGAGCGCCCCCGCGGCCACCGCGCTCAACCCGACCGCGAGCGACGCCGCCACCGTGGTGGTGGTCGGGGCCGGGATCCGCGCCCACAGCGACACCGGATTCGTGAAGGCCAGAATGGGCCAGCCGCGCGCGGCGGCCTCGCGGCGCAGGCCCCGGTCCGGGTTCACCGCGGTCGGGTGGCCGACCACCTCCAGCATCGGGAGGTCGGTCACCGAGTCGGAGTAGGCGTAGCAGCGGGACAGATCGTAATCATATTGCGCCGCAAGCTTTTCGATCGCCTCGACTTTGCCCGGGCCGTAGCAGTAGAACTCGACTTCACCGGCGTATCGGCCGTTTTCGATGACCATGCGGGTGGCGGCGAAGTGATCCGCGCCCAGGGCGGCCGCGATCGGGGCCACCACCTCCTCGCCGGAGGCGGACACGATCACCACGTTGTGGCCTCGAATCCGATGGTCCGCAATGAGATCCGCGCCTCGGCGTAGATCAGCGGGTCCACGATGTCGTGCAACGTCTCGGCCACGATCGACCGCACCTGATCGACATCCCAGCCCGCGCACATCTTGGTGAGATGCTCGCGCATCCGCTCCATCTGATCGTGATCGGCGCCGGACAGCAGGAACAGGAAATGCGCGTAACTGCTCTCCAGCACCGCGCGGCGGCTGAGCAGACCCTGATCCAGGAACGGCTTGCTGAAGACGAAGGCGCTCGATCGGGCGATCACCGTCTTGTCGAGATCGAAGAAGGCGGCGACTCGTCCGCGTTCGGCTGTCACGCGTCCAGGATATGGTTCCGGGCCGCGCGGCGGGCGGCATGGGTCTCCCGCACGGGTCCGCGGCGCTCTCCGGACCGGTCATTCGGTGCGCCGGACCGCGTGTCGAAGCTCACGTTTCGAAGCGTGTCCATCGGGGTTAGCCAGACGGAAGCCGAGCCGTCAGGACGGGAAAAAGACTCGCCGGGCGGACTTGCAATGCGGCCGGGGCTTGGGTGTAGTATCGCAGTTACCTGGACTAGTCCAGGCGCGTTCAGCCCGACCCCCCGGGGCTGAACCCGACGGCCCCAGCCTCCTCCCCCCCCGGCTGGGGCCGTCCTCTATTTACGGACAGGTTCCGAATCCCCACGCGCTCCTCGAGTTGTGCACAGGCCGCGTGTTATCCACACTCGCCGCAGGGCCACTTTCGCCGGTTCGCCGAACGGTCGACGCTGACCTGCATGAACTCCGAAGCCGCCACCCCGCGGCGCTCGCACTGGTCGCCGATCCCCATCTGCGCGACGAGATCCGGCGCATCGCCGCCGCGGCCGACCGCTCGCTCGACGAGCGCCGGCCGCCGCCCGGCCGCCACGCCTGGACCGCCGCGTCCGTGATCATCCTCGACACCGCCGCCGCGCATAGCTGCGTATCCGCCGGCCACCCCCGCCGCCACGGGATCCTCCTGGTGACCGACGGCGAGCCGAGTTTGCTCGACTGGCAGACCGCCACCGCGGCCGGCGCCGAACAGGTGCTGCCGCTCCCGTCCGCGGCCGACGCCCTGATCGCCGCCTTCGCCGCCCACGACGGCCGCCGCCCTGGCGACGGCGCCGTCCTCGCGGTGGCCGGTGCGGGCGCCGGAGCCGGGGCCTCCGTCCTCGCCGCGGCCATAGCCCTCACCGCCGCAGGACGTTTCCGCGACCGCACCATCCTGGTCGACTGCGCCCCCTACGGCGGCGGACTCGACCTCCTCCTCGGTCTGGAGAAGGCCCCGGGCTTGCGGTGGCCGGACCTCACCATCGAACACGGCCGCGTCTCCGCCCCCGCCCTGCACGCGGCATTGCCCACGGTCTCGGGACTGGCCGTGCTGTCGTGTGGACGGGGAACTCCCGCAAGGGAGTTCGATGCGGCATTCGGAGTCGGCGCGGGGGGATGCGAAGCGACCTCGGCAGGGCAACCCGGCGGGGCGGCCGACTGCGTGATCGACCGCGGCGGTGTGGTCGACGCGGCTGGAATCGGCGGTCCGGCAATGGAACTCGGTGATGCCGTGAACGGGTTCCGCGGCGGCGACGGGCCCGACCGGCCACTGGCGCCGGTAGCGGTTCGCGCCGTCCTGGAGGGTGGCCGTGCCGCAGGTGATCTGGTGGTCGCGGATCTGTCCAGCGACCACGGCGCGCACACGGATGAGGTTCTCGACACGGCCGATCTCGTGGTGCTGGTGACCCAGGCTCGGCTGCGGTCGATCGCCTCGGCCGAGTCCGCGTCGGCGTACCTGAAGGCCCGAAATCCCCATGTGCGCTTGATCGTTCGCGGCCCGGCTCCCGGCGGACTCGCTCCCTCGGACATCGCCGGGGCCCTCGCGCTGCCGCTGCTGAGCGCGGTCCCCTCCCAGCCCGGCCTCACCGAGCGCCTGGAGCGCGGCGGGCTCACCGTGCGCCGCCGCGGCCCCCTCCGGACCGCCGCCGAATCCGCCCTCACCGCCCTGTTCTCCGGCCACCCCGCCCGGGTCCGCGCTACCTGCCAACCCGGCCCATCCTGGTGGAGCCTCGCCCGGGCGCGCGGCGCACACCGCACGCCGGAGCTGTCGTACCCCACCGGTGCCGGGCGATGACGGCCACCTCCGCCGCCCGGCCGTTCCGGCGGACCACGGGTCTGGTCGGCGTCTGGCCGGACGTGCGTGGTTCACGTTCGGTGCGGGGCAGTTCCTGGCGCTCGACCCCAGCGCGATCGGCCTACTGCCGCATCGGGTCCGGGGCGTGCTGCCGGTGGCTCGTGGTCGACGTCGAGGTGCGCGATGAGTGAGCTGGTGACGGCCGAACTGCTGGAGCGGGTCCGGGAGCGCTTGGCCGAGGGGGCCGCCGATCCGGATCCCGCGCGGGTGGCCACGGCCATTCGGGCCGAGGCGGGCGGGGTGCTCGCGGATACGGATCTGCTGCGGGTGCTGCGGCTGCTGCAGACCGAGATGACGGGGGCGGGGGTGCTGGAGCCGTTGCTGCATGATCCGGAGGTGGCCGACGTGCTGGTCACCGGTCCGGATTCGGTGTGGGTGGATCGCGGGCGGGGGCTGCGGCGGACGGCGGTTCGATTTCCGGATGAAGCGGCGGTGCGCAGGCTGGCCCAGCGGCTGGCGCTGGCGGCCGGGCGCAGGCTGGACGACGCGCAGCCGTGGGTGGACGGCCGGTTGCCCGGAAGCGGAGCGGCACAGGGGCATTCGTTCGGGGTGCGGCTGCACGCGGTGCTCGCACCGATCGCGCACGGCGGCACCTGCCTGTCACTGCGTGTACTACGGCCCGCCACGCAAGGACTGGATGCCCTGGCGGCGGCGGGTGCCGTGCACCCGGACGCGAAGTGCCTGCTGGAGCGCATCATTCGAGCCCGCCTCGCCTTCCTGGTGGTCGGCGGAACCGGCTCCGGCAAGACGACCTTGCTGTCGAGCCTGCTGGCCACCGTCGATCCGGCCGAGCGCATCGTCTGTGTGGAGGACGCCGCCGAGCTCGCACCGCCACACCCGCATGTGGTCCGGCTGGTCGCCCGTCCCGCCAATGTCGAAGGCGCGGGCCAGGTCACCGTGCGCGACCTGGTGCGCCAGGCGCTCCGCATGCGTCCCGACCGGATCGTCGTCGGGGAGGTCCGGGGAGCGGAGGTGGTGGATCTGCTGACCGCCCTGAACACCGGGCACGACGGCGGGGCGGGCACCGTGCACGCGAATTCACCCGGCGAGGTCCCGGCCCGGCTGGAGGCGCTGGCCGCGCTCGGCGGTATGCCCGCGGCCGCCCTGCACAGTCAGCTGGCGGCCGCCGTCCAGGTGATCCTGCACGTGCACCGGCGGCCCGACGGTGGTCGCGTGCTCCGCGAAATCGGCTTGGTCACCACCGATGGCGGCCGAGTGCGCTTCGTTCCCGCGTGGACCGCCGATGCCCGTCCGGCCCCGGCGGCTCCCGCCCTGCTGGCACTGCTTGACGAAAGGACTCCCGATGCTTCCCGCCGATGAGAATTGCCCCGGATCGTGTGGTTGCCCTGGGCCCCAGACGAATCCGAAGGTACTTCTGACCAAGTCGTATCCGGTCCCGGGAGGTGATCAACCGTGCTGCAGCCCTTTTCGGGCACACGGGTCACGATTCCCCGGGCTCGGGTTGGCGTGGCGCACGCCATGCTGTCGATGCAGTTCCACCGATTCGACTGGGGCCGAGTGTGATTCGTCCACGGCGCTGAGCGATGGCGACTGATGACGGCCGCTTCGAGCGCGACCGCTCCCGCAGTGGCATGCGTCGCGCTCGCTGTCCTCCTGCTGCCTCCTCCGAGAGCTCGACGGCGGATGATCCACCTCTTCGCCCATGCCTGTGAAGTCCGAAAAGTAGAGCCCCGCTGGATGATTCGGGCTGTCGCGCTCGTTGTGGGCCCCCTGCTGTTGCTTGCGGGTCCGGGTCCGGCGCTGGCGGCCCTGCTGGTGGCATCGACCGCCTGGGTCCGCCATCGCCGGGCGCGGCGGGCTCGGCTGCGGACCGCCGCCACGGCGCAGCTGCTGGAGGGTTTGGAGGCGGTGATCGGGGAGCTGCGCATCGGTGCGCATCCGAGCGCCGCGGCCGCCGCGGCCGCCGCCGAGACCGAGGGTGAGGCGTCCCGGGCCTTCGCCGTGAGCGCGGCGCGCAGCCGATTGGGCGGCTCGGGCGCGGAGGGCCTGAGGTGCCCCGATTCGGTGGTGGCGCGTGAGCTGTCCGGGGTGGCCGGGGCTTGGCGGGTGGCTGAGCGACACGGTCTCGCCCTGGCCGAGCTGCTGACGGCGGCGCGCCTGGATCTGCTGGGCCGCAAGCGCTTCCGGGATCGCACCGCCGCTGCTCTGGCCGGAGCCAGGGCGACGGCACTGGTGCTGGCCTTGCTACCAGTGCTCGGTATCGGGCTCGGCCAGCTGATGGGCGCGGCCCCGCTGCACGTGCTGTTCGTGTCCCCGGCGGGAACGGCCCTGCTGCCCTTGGGGTCCGCGCTCACCTGCGCCGGTCTGCTGTGGTCCGACGCCATCGCGGACAAGGCACTGCGATGACCGCGGCCGCCGCGGTCCTCGTCGCCGTCGCGTTGGTGATCCTGCCGGGCCGCGTCGGGGCGGTGCGCAGGCTCCGCCGGTTGCACGACCCGGCGTACCGCGATTCGTCACCGCTGCAGGCTCTCCCGGCGCGGACCGACGCACTGGGCGTCGCCTCGGCGCTGGATCTGCTCGCGGCTTGCCTGCGCGCCGGCTTGCCCACTGCGCGGGCGGCGGCCGCGGTCGCCGCCGAGGCGCCGGAGCCGTTGGCTTCGGCCCTGTCCCGGGCCTCGGATCTGTTGATGCTGGGCGCGGATCCGGCGAGCGCGTGGGCGCAGGCCACCGCGGGAGTCGCCGACGACTCGGTGACCGCGCTGGCCCGGATGGCCCGGCGCTCGGCGCGCTCGGGGACCGGATTGGCCACCGCCGTCGCCGAATTGGCCGAGCGCCGCCGCGGCGAGCTCGAGGATGCCGCCGCCGCACGGGCCGAGCGGGCCGGGGTACTGATCGGCGGTCCGCTCGGCCTCTGCTTCCTGCCCGCCTTCCTGTGCCTGGGCATCGTCCCGGTGGTGTTGGGCCTGGCGGGCCGGGTCCTGGACGGCGGCCTGCTGTGACCGAGAACCGCACCGGCGCGGATCCGCCGCGCCGGACCGAGGAAGGGAGTGACTGTGGGAACGAGCGTCCGACACCTGTGCTGGGAGCTGCGGGCCAGACTGCTGCACGCCCTGACCGCCGACTCCGGGATGAGCACCGCGGAGTACGCGATCGGCACGATCGCGGCGGCGGCCTTCGGGGCAGTGTTGTACACGGTGGTGACCGGGAACAGCATTGTGAATGCCCTGACGGCCATCATCGACCGGGCCCTGAAGACTCCCGTCAAGTGACGTATGACACACCACCTGATCATGCCGAGGCGGGCATGGCGACCGTTGAGGCCGCTATCGCGCTGGCCGCGTTGGTCGCGGTAATGGTCCTCGCGGTGGGTGCACTGCTGGCGGTATCGGCTCAAGTGTGTTGTGTCGATGCCGCCCGCGAGGCGGCCCGGCTCGCGGCGCGGGGCGAGACCGAGTCGGCGGTCGCCACGGCCCACCGGGTGGCGCCGCCGGGTGCGCGGGTCGCCATCCACCTGGAGGGGGATCTGGTGGTCGCGGAAGTCACCGCCCGGGCCGCGCTGGTTCCGATCACGCTGCGCGCGGCGGCGGTCGCGGCGCAGGAACCGGGGGAGTCGCGATGAGACGCCCGGCGGGGCCCGGCACCGTGCGGGAGGCGGGCGGGGTGACGGTGACCGCGTGCCTGGCGCTGATCAGTGTGTTCGCGGTGACGGTTCTGGTCGCCCAGGTCGGGGTGGCGGTGGCGGCTCGGCATCGGGTGCGGGCCGCCGCGGATCTGAGCGCGCTGGCGGCGGCCGCCGCGCTGGACGGCGGTACGGCGGTCGCGTGCCGCCGGGCCGCGGATATCGCGAGCCGGATGGGTGTCCGGTCTGCCGGATGTGAGGTGCGGGGGTGGGACGTGACGGTGACGGTCGCCGGGCGGGTTTCGCTAGGGCCGTTGGGGGATCGGGAAGTCCGGGCGGCGGCCCGGGCGGGCCCGGTGGATGACTAGGGGTTGCGAGGGGATATCTCGTACCGAGCGGTTGGTCAGAATGGTGATGGCGCGGGCCACATCAGTGGTCGATCAATGTCGAAATTCGATGAATGGCATAGGCGAATTGTTTGGGTCTCGAACGCTTTCCTATTCGCGCCCCGAGACTCATTCGAATGAATGCACTGGTAAATGCTGGAGTGACATATTCGAGTGGAGCAACCCCTCAGTTAACAGGATCACATCCCTTTTTAATCGACTTGGCCCCTCGGCGTGTCGCCGCCACCCTCCAGCATCCGGATTCCACCCGATATCTACCAGTTGACAGCTCCGACCGGTTGGTCGGGTGGCGGTGCGATATCACCGCGGCGACGGCGGCGTCACGGTTCGGGGCTGTCGCCGTCACCTTCGCCCAGATCGGCCAATACCGCCCGCAATAAGCGGGCCGCCCCGGCCTTGTCCAGGGGATTGTTGCCGTTCCCGCACTTGGGTGACTGCACGCAGGACGGGCAGCCGCTCAGGCAGGCGCAGGAGTCGATGGCCCCCAGCGTGGCGGCCAGCCAGTGCCGCAGTCGCTGGAAGCCGCGCTCCGCGAAACCGGCCCCGCCGGGATGTCCGTCGTAGACGAACACTGTAGGCAGGCCGGTGTCGGCATGTTCAGCCGTCGACACGCCGCCGATATCCCACCGATCGCAGGTCGCGACCAACGGCAGCATGCCGATGGCGGCGTGCTCGGCCGCATGCAGTGCGCCCCCGGCGTGTCGCGCGTCGATTCCGGCTCTGACCAGCAGATCCGGCGTGACCGTGTAGTACACGGCCCGGGTCGGCAGGGTTTGAGCGGGCAGGTCCAGCGGAGTCATGTCCAGCACCTCGCCGCTGGGCAGTCTGCGCAGGTAGCCGACCACCTGCCGGGTGACCAGCACCTGGGCCAGACCCGTGGTGACCGAGCCGTGCCGGTGCTCCTCGGTGACCGCCTCGATCTCCAAAGAGGTGACCGCCCGCGCGCTGGTGCTCCACCCCGGCGTGTCGGCGTGCACGAGCGCCACGCCGTCCTCCAGGTCCAGCTCGTCGACCACGTAACTCTCGCCCTGGTGCAGGTGCACCGCGCCCGGGTGCAGGGTGGCGGGGGCGCGTCCGGCGTCGGTGGTGCCGAGCATGCGGCCCGACTCGACGTCCACCACCGCGATCGCGGTTCCGATGCCGCCGCGCACGTCCACCTCGTCGTGCGGATGCGCGTCGGCGGTCACGAACCACCGCGCCGACCCGTCTCGAGCCACCCCGGCGCGCCGCCGGATCAGACCCTGTTCGGCCAGGTCGGACAGCAGTTCCCAGGCTTGGAAGGTATGTACTTCGGCATCGCTGAGCGGCTGTTCCAGGGCCGCGCACAGCAAGTGCGGGCCGAGCACGTATGGATTGTGCGGGTCGGTGATGGTCGCTTCCAGCGGGCGTCCGAGCAGGGCTTCCGGGTGGTGCACGAGGTAGGTGTCCAGCGGGTCGTCACGGGCGATGAGCAGCACCAGCGAGCCCTGAGTGCGTCGTCCGGCACGCCCGGCCTGCTGCCAGAACGAGGCGACCGTCCCCGGGTATCCCGCCACCACGACGGCGTCCAATCCGGCGATGTCCACGCCCAGTTCCAGGGCATTCGTGGTGGCAGCGCCCAATAGCGTGCCCTCCGACAGGGCCGTTTCCAGGGCGCGCCGGTCCTCGGCCAGATAGCCGGCCCGATAGGCCGCGACACGCCCGGGAAGTCCGGCGTCCACATCGGCCAGCAGCCGCCGGGTGTCCATGGCGATCAGTTCCGCGCCGCGCCGGGAGCGCACGAAGGTCAGGGTGCGGGCGCCCTCGGCGACCAGATCGGCCATCACCGTGGCGGCCTCGGCCCCGGCCGAACGACGCAGGGCCGCACCGTTTTCCCCGGTCAAACCGCTGCCGAGGAGCGGCGGCTCCCACAGCGCCACGGTTCGCGCGCCCTGCGGCGACCCGTCGTCGGTGACCGCGACACACGGTGCGCCGATCAGTTTCTCGGCGGTGGCGGCGGGGTCCGCGGCGGTCGCCGAGCACAGCACGAAGACCGGATCCGCCCCGTACCGCTCGGCGAGTCGCCGGAGCCGGCGCAGCACCAGGGCCACGTGCGACCCGAAAACCCCGCGATAGATATGGCATTCGTCGACCACGATGTATTTGAGCTGCCGAAACAGCCGGGCCCAGCGCTGATGCGACCGCAGCATCCCGACGTGCAGCATGTCCGGATTGGTGAAGACCCAGCGTGCGTGCGCCCGGACCCACTGCCGGATCTCGGCCGGTGTGTCCCCGTCGTAGGGGGCGGGATGGATGCCGCGCAGCGGATCTTCGCTGGTCAGCTCGTTGACCATGCGGAGTTGGTCGGCACCGAGGGCTTTGGTGGGCGCGAGATAGAGGGCGGTGGCCCGCGGATCGGCCTGCAGCGCGGTCAGCACCGGGAGCTGGTATGCCAGCGACTTTCCGGACGCCGTTCCGGTCGACACCACCACGTGCCGGCCCGCCGCGGCGAGGTCCGCGGCCCGGCTCTGGTGGCTCCAGGGCTCCGCGACTCCGGTCGCCTGAACTGCGGCGATGACGTCGGGAGAGGTCCATTCGGGCCATTTCGTGACCTGCGCCGCGCGGGGCGGCAGCTCGGTGACGTGGGTGAGCCGGGAGTCGCCTGAAGCAGAGCCGTTTAGGACACGATTCAGCAACGATCTCCCGTAGCTGATGTCGCTGTTGTCTCCGGATCGTCGCGCCGGATCTCCGTCATTCACCGCAGCGCCATCGCGACACGCCGAAGGGGTGCGAAAGGTGTGTGCGTCCGCCGCTCTACCTGCCATTTCACTACAGGGTAGCGACCTGCCTCCACACCCCGTTTGCCAGATGCTCGCTCTGTTATCCGGAAGCAAACCAACTTCAAGTACGGATTTGGGCATTATGCCCCTCACCTGCGCATTCGCAAGATCAACTTTTTTGCAAATTGTGGGTAACTCCGCTGTTGAATTGCCCGAAGACATGGTTCACTGGTCCCTGGTCGCAAGCTTCTGTGTTCGAGGGAACGGATCTAAAGTCCAAACCATCAGCAGGATCGATGTTGCGAACGGTGTACTAGGTGCTTTCCTGCAGGGGGAACAGAGTACAGCGGTCTCAACGGACCCGGTGGATGAACCTACTTGTCCGCCGTTCCGGTATGGAAAGAGAAGGAACAGAATGGCACAGGGAACTGTGAAGTGGTTCAACGCGGAGAAGGGGTTCGGCTTCATCGCGCCCGAGGACGGCTCCGCTGACGTCTTCGTCCACTACTCCGAGATCCAGGGTCGGGCTTCCGCACCCTCGAGGAGAACCAGAAGGTCGAGTTCGAGGTTGGTCAGGGCACCAAGGGCCCGCAGGCCACCGGTGTTCGCGCGCTCTGAGCGAGCCAACCCCTAAGGTTCCGTCCCCCATCGCCCCCCGGCGGTGGGGGACGACCCATATCTGGACCCATTACACTCGATCACGATCAGGGGCTACATCGTCGCCGCGCACCAGCCGCGGCCTTTGAACACGGTATAAACGTTGCTGGCAGCGATATCGGACATCGCAGCCGCTTTGCCCCAGCCGCGTAGAGCGCGTTCCCCAAGCTCCGGCGCGGATCGAGACGAAAGGTGTGTTCGCCGGTGGCAACACGAGACCGCGGTGCAGCGCCGAACCCCGAGGCAGCGCCCGACCAGGGCCGCTCCCTGCGTCGTCTCGTGATCGTCGAGTCGCCGACGAAGGCCAAGAAGATCGCACCGTATCTGGGCCGCGGTTATGTGGTGGAGGCGTCGGTCGGCCATATTCGGGACCTGCCGCGTGGCGCGGCGGATGTGCCCGCCAAATACAAAGGACAGCAGTGGGCGCGACTCGGCGTCGATGTCGATCACGACTTCGAGGCCATCTATGTCGTCAGCCCCGAAAAGAAGGGGAAGGTCAGTGAGCTGAAGAGCCTGCTGGCCGACGCCGACGAGCTCTACCTCGCCACCGACCCCGACCGCGAGGGCGAGGCCATCGCGTGGCACCTGCTGGAAACCCTGAAGCCCAAGGTGCCGGTGCGGCGCATGGTCTTCCACGAGATCACCGAGTCCGCCATTCGCGCGGCCGCCGCCGATACCCGTGAGCTGGACAAGGATCTGGTCGACGCGCAGGAGACGCGGCGCATCCTGGACCGGCTCTACGGCTACGAAGTGTCGCCGGTGCTGTGGAAGAAGGTCATGCCGCGTTTGTCGGCGGGCCGCGTGCAGTCGGTGGCGACGCGCGTCATCGTGCAGCGGGAGCGGGAGCGCATGGCGTTCCGGTCCGCGGAGTACTGGGACATCGCGGCCAAGCTCGACGCCGGCGGGAAAGAAGACGGTGGGAATCCGCGGGTCTTCGGCGCGCGCCTGGTCACCGTCGACGGTTTGCGCGTCGCGTCCGGTCGCGATTTCGGATCCGACGGGCAGCTGAAGTCGCAGGCCGCCGATGGTTCCGCACCGACCGTTCGGGTACTGCGGGCCGCCGATGCCCAGCATCTGGCCGAGTCGCTGCACGGCGTGAATCTCGCCGTCACCTCGGTGGAGTCCAAGCCGTACACGCGAAAGCCGTACGCGCCGTTCATGACCTCGACGCTGCAGCAGGAGG from Nocardia tengchongensis includes:
- a CDS encoding ABC transporter ATP-binding protein, which translates into the protein MSEPLLDIRDLRVCFGAGDDRVEAVRGVDLTVYPGQTVAIVGESGSGKSTTAHAVIGLLPGGGRVESGSIRFAGRELAGTSESDLVAVRGNGIGFVPQDPMSNLDPVWKVGFQISETLAANGIARGRAARQRAVDLLAEAGIKEPERRAGQYPHEYSGGMRQRALIAIGLSARPRLLIADEPTSALDVTVQRQILDHIDELTRELGTALLLITHDLGLAAERAEHLVVMYRGRVVESGPAAEILRDPRHEYTRRLVAAAPSLAARRSATTTERAAYRDLAIDVAAAEAAGEPDDIVVADGLTKRYRVRGSVPWKHTEFTAAEDVSFRLRRGTTTALVGESGSGKTTVASMVLGLDTPTAGSVAFDGKDVAELARRTPLAFRRRIQPIFQNPYGSLDPTYSIHRAIAEPLRTHRIGNRESRDARVRELLDLVALPSAVAARYPRELSGGQRQRVAIARALALEPELIVCDEAVSALDVLVQDQILNLLNTLQAEFGLSYLFITHDLAVVRQIADSVLVMQDGKVAESASTADLFDHPQSPYTQRLLDAIPGRDLLVG
- a CDS encoding oxidoreductase; the encoded protein is MTDPLQPLVDLPGVLEAADKARDALAEVHRHRANRRGWPTTAAEAAVRAARSSAVIEGGTIDLPADGNVEDPILAGSLRVGQALDAEALTNLVGVWQRAPLQALARLHLLAAADLVEDQQQLGRPRAVPGVAERLDLLAQTVTTSKAPAPVLAAVVHGELLSLRPFGTADGIVARAASRLVAVSSGLDPHSLGVPEVFLLRRRQAYLDAAAAFGMGTAEGVGGWVIFICGALEDGAREARSIADSASG
- the ssd gene encoding septum site-determining protein Ssd is translated as MLSTLAAGPLSPVRRTVDADLHELRSRHPAALALVADPHLRDEIRRIAAAADRSLDERRPPPGRHAWTAASVIILDTAAAHSCVSAGHPRRHGILLVTDGEPSLLDWQTATAAGAEQVLPLPSAADALIAAFAAHDGRRPGDGAVLAVAGAGAGAGASVLAAAIALTAAGRFRDRTILVDCAPYGGGLDLLLGLEKAPGLRWPDLTIEHGRVSAPALHAALPTVSGLAVLSCGRGTPAREFDAAFGVGAGGCEATSAGQPGGAADCVIDRGGVVDAAGIGGPAMELGDAVNGFRGGDGPDRPLAPVAVRAVLEGGRAAGDLVVADLSSDHGAHTDEVLDTADLVVLVTQARLRSIASAESASAYLKARNPHVRLIVRGPAPGGLAPSDIAGALALPLLSAVPSQPGLTERLERGGLTVRRRGPLRTAAESALTALFSGHPARVRATCQPGPSWWSLARARGAHRTPELSYPTGAGR
- a CDS encoding TadA family conjugal transfer-associated ATPase; protein product: MSELVTAELLERVRERLAEGAADPDPARVATAIRAEAGGVLADTDLLRVLRLLQTEMTGAGVLEPLLHDPEVADVLVTGPDSVWVDRGRGLRRTAVRFPDEAAVRRLAQRLALAAGRRLDDAQPWVDGRLPGSGAAQGHSFGVRLHAVLAPIAHGGTCLSLRVLRPATQGLDALAAAGAVHPDAKCLLERIIRARLAFLVVGGTGSGKTTLLSSLLATVDPAERIVCVEDAAELAPPHPHVVRLVARPANVEGAGQVTVRDLVRQALRMRPDRIVVGEVRGAEVVDLLTALNTGHDGGAGTVHANSPGEVPARLEALAALGGMPAAALHSQLAAAVQVILHVHRRPDGGRVLREIGLVTTDGGRVRFVPAWTADARPAPAAPALLALLDERTPDASRR
- a CDS encoding type II secretion system F family protein codes for the protein MTAAAAVLVAVALVILPGRVGAVRRLRRLHDPAYRDSSPLQALPARTDALGVASALDLLAACLRAGLPTARAAAAVAAEAPEPLASALSRASDLLMLGADPASAWAQATAGVADDSVTALARMARRSARSGTGLATAVAELAERRRGELEDAAAARAERAGVLIGGPLGLCFLPAFLCLGIVPVVLGLAGRVLDGGLL
- a CDS encoding DUF4244 domain-containing protein; translated protein: MCWELRARLLHALTADSGMSTAEYAIGTIAAAAFGAVLYTVVTGNSIVNALTAIIDRALKTPVK